In Oncorhynchus kisutch isolate 150728-3 linkage group LG5, Okis_V2, whole genome shotgun sequence, a genomic segment contains:
- the LOC109891062 gene encoding forkhead box protein P4 isoform X1 has translation MQVVQQLEIQLAKESERLQAMMTHLHMRPSEPKPFNQPLNLASSGSLLKRESEVYPEGLPHPPTSATAPITPLRQGPSVISSSSLHSHSHPHGVGPIRRRIADKFCTPIASGIREELAQNCEFYKNADVRPPFTYASLIRHAILEAPDRQLTLNEIYNWFTRMFAYFRRNTATWKNAVRHNLSLHKCFVRVENVKGAVWTVDEVEYQKRRPPKMTGSPTLVKNMISGLGFGSLNASYQAALAESSLTLLNSQGLVNPSSAASLNMLHGMGHDDVSSTVEQVNSNGSCSPTLSPQQYGHQVHVKEEPTEIEEDSRSMSLMATVTQNMALPSDRDDRDLDDDLPTEELE, from the exons ATGCAGGTGGTCCAACAGCTGGAGATAcag ctGGCCAAGGAGAGTGAGCGGCTGCAGGCCATGATGACCCACCTGCACATGCGCCCATCGGAGCCAAAGCCTTTCAACCAACCT CTGAACCTGGCGTCCAGTGGCTCCCTGCtgaagagggagagcgaggtgTACCCCGAGGGTCTACCTCACCCCCCCACCTCCGCCACCGCCCCCATCACCCCGCTCCGCCAGGGCCCCTCTGTCATCAGCTCCTCCAGCCTGCACTCACACTCACACCCGCACGGCGTGGGACCCATACGCAGGCGCATCGCAGACAAGTTCTGCACCCCCATCGCCTCAGGTATACGAGAGG AGCTGGCACAGAACTGTGAGTTCTATAAGAACGCTGATGTCAGACCTCCCTTCACCTACGCCTCTCTCATACGCCAC gccattctggaggctccggacaggcagCTGACTCTTAATGAGATCTATAACTGGTTTACACGAATGTTTGCCTACTTCAGGAGAAACACAGCCACATGGAAG AATGCTGTGCGCCACAACCTGAGTCTGCATAAGTGTTTTGTGAGGGTGGAGAACGTGAAGGGGGCCGTGTGGACAGTGGATGAAGTGGAATACCAAAAGAGAAGACCACCAAAGATGACCGG gagTCCTACTCTGGTGAAGAATATGATTTCAGGCCTGGGCTTCGGTTCCCTAAACGCCAGCTACCAG gcggCCCTTGCAGAGAGCAGTTTAACTCTACTGAACAGCCAGGGCCTGGTTAACCCCTCATCTGCCGCCAGCCTCAACATGCTGCATGGGATGGGTCATGATGATGTCAGCTCCACTGTGGAACAGGTCAACAGCAACGGCAGCTGCAGCCCTACACTCAGCCCACAGCAGTatgg ACACCAGGTCCATGTGAAGGAGGAGCCCACTGAGATCGAGGAGGACAGCCGCTCCATGTCGCTCATGGCAACTGTCACTCAGAACATGGCATTGCCTAGCGATCGCGATGACCGCGATTTGGATGATGATCTTCCCACCGAGGAGCTGGAGTAG
- the LOC109891062 gene encoding forkhead box protein P4 isoform X2, with product MQVVQQLEIQLAKESERLQAMMTHLHMRPSEPKPFNQPLNLASSGSLLKRESEVYPEGLPHPPTSATAPITPLRQGPSVISSSSLHSHSHPHGVGPIRRRIADKFCTPIASELAQNCEFYKNADVRPPFTYASLIRHAILEAPDRQLTLNEIYNWFTRMFAYFRRNTATWKNAVRHNLSLHKCFVRVENVKGAVWTVDEVEYQKRRPPKMTGSPTLVKNMISGLGFGSLNASYQAALAESSLTLLNSQGLVNPSSAASLNMLHGMGHDDVSSTVEQVNSNGSCSPTLSPQQYGHQVHVKEEPTEIEEDSRSMSLMATVTQNMALPSDRDDRDLDDDLPTEELE from the exons ATGCAGGTGGTCCAACAGCTGGAGATAcag ctGGCCAAGGAGAGTGAGCGGCTGCAGGCCATGATGACCCACCTGCACATGCGCCCATCGGAGCCAAAGCCTTTCAACCAACCT CTGAACCTGGCGTCCAGTGGCTCCCTGCtgaagagggagagcgaggtgTACCCCGAGGGTCTACCTCACCCCCCCACCTCCGCCACCGCCCCCATCACCCCGCTCCGCCAGGGCCCCTCTGTCATCAGCTCCTCCAGCCTGCACTCACACTCACACCCGCACGGCGTGGGACCCATACGCAGGCGCATCGCAGACAAGTTCTGCACCCCCATCGCCTCAG AGCTGGCACAGAACTGTGAGTTCTATAAGAACGCTGATGTCAGACCTCCCTTCACCTACGCCTCTCTCATACGCCAC gccattctggaggctccggacaggcagCTGACTCTTAATGAGATCTATAACTGGTTTACACGAATGTTTGCCTACTTCAGGAGAAACACAGCCACATGGAAG AATGCTGTGCGCCACAACCTGAGTCTGCATAAGTGTTTTGTGAGGGTGGAGAACGTGAAGGGGGCCGTGTGGACAGTGGATGAAGTGGAATACCAAAAGAGAAGACCACCAAAGATGACCGG gagTCCTACTCTGGTGAAGAATATGATTTCAGGCCTGGGCTTCGGTTCCCTAAACGCCAGCTACCAG gcggCCCTTGCAGAGAGCAGTTTAACTCTACTGAACAGCCAGGGCCTGGTTAACCCCTCATCTGCCGCCAGCCTCAACATGCTGCATGGGATGGGTCATGATGATGTCAGCTCCACTGTGGAACAGGTCAACAGCAACGGCAGCTGCAGCCCTACACTCAGCCCACAGCAGTatgg ACACCAGGTCCATGTGAAGGAGGAGCCCACTGAGATCGAGGAGGACAGCCGCTCCATGTCGCTCATGGCAACTGTCACTCAGAACATGGCATTGCCTAGCGATCGCGATGACCGCGATTTGGATGATGATCTTCCCACCGAGGAGCTGGAGTAG